One Paenibacillus riograndensis SBR5 DNA segment encodes these proteins:
- a CDS encoding M23 family metallopeptidase, giving the protein MKGFKFMRQVGKLRNEDARSVEPGAASQQGSDAASDTDVFHQETKPRRLRRSWIAASAGLVLLGAFLVGAEKRYVTANTVTYYKVLVKGEEIGKISQETELDQLFEQKRKEYQVKYPESVMVLQTDGITTEAERAFKPQIDSRKTLDKLDGMLKAYAVGVQLTVDGEVLGTVKDQETAAAVLKGVKEHYLPQAEASTGARLKKTAAASSAKASNTGADTIESAAIREKVSIVPVKADPNKVLSVDEAVKALTEGKEEPLTYTVQEGDTISGIAKLYDTTQAEIFKNNPTVKELTLQIGDTLQLTVPQPPLTVVTVEQVAEQVVTEPEVIVRTSDQLTAGKSKVVRPGQTGLKTMQYRLTKENGQVVKEEWLGQTVVQASLPEVVYRGTKVVGEGTGMFAWPVSGATISSSYGERWGRVHKGVDLVSGNRTIKAADAGTVSFAGVQNGYGNVVIVDHHNGYITYYGHLSRISVSQGQRLEQGSPIGIMGSTGRSTGTHLHFEIRKNGTAINPMKYLQ; this is encoded by the coding sequence ATGAAGGGATTTAAGTTCATGCGCCAGGTGGGGAAGCTGCGAAACGAGGACGCGCGTTCCGTAGAACCCGGTGCAGCAAGTCAACAGGGCAGCGATGCCGCTAGCGATACTGATGTCTTTCATCAAGAAACCAAACCCCGGAGATTACGGCGCTCCTGGATTGCGGCCTCCGCTGGTCTGGTGCTGCTGGGTGCCTTTCTGGTCGGAGCCGAAAAAAGATATGTGACCGCCAATACGGTAACTTATTACAAGGTTCTGGTGAAGGGCGAGGAAATCGGCAAAATTAGCCAGGAGACTGAGCTCGATCAGCTGTTTGAACAGAAGCGGAAGGAATACCAAGTAAAGTATCCCGAGTCGGTGATGGTACTGCAAACGGACGGGATTACAACAGAAGCGGAAAGAGCTTTTAAACCCCAGATTGACAGCCGTAAAACACTGGATAAGCTGGACGGTATGCTCAAAGCTTATGCTGTAGGCGTCCAATTAACGGTAGACGGTGAGGTGCTTGGAACCGTAAAGGACCAGGAGACTGCAGCGGCGGTATTAAAAGGTGTGAAGGAGCACTATCTGCCGCAAGCTGAAGCATCCACAGGAGCCCGGCTCAAGAAAACGGCGGCTGCAAGTTCGGCCAAGGCATCGAATACAGGCGCTGACACCATAGAATCCGCGGCGATCCGGGAGAAAGTGTCCATTGTGCCGGTCAAAGCCGATCCGAACAAGGTTTTAAGTGTAGATGAAGCGGTCAAGGCGCTTACAGAGGGAAAAGAAGAGCCGTTGACGTATACGGTCCAGGAAGGCGATACGATCTCGGGAATCGCCAAGCTGTACGATACGACACAGGCTGAGATTTTCAAGAACAATCCTACGGTTAAAGAACTGACACTGCAAATTGGGGATACTCTGCAATTGACGGTACCACAGCCCCCCCTTACGGTTGTTACCGTAGAGCAGGTGGCGGAACAGGTGGTGACCGAGCCGGAAGTGATTGTCCGCACGAGCGATCAGCTCACCGCCGGCAAGAGCAAAGTGGTCCGTCCCGGACAGACCGGTCTCAAAACCATGCAATACCGCTTGACCAAAGAAAATGGACAGGTCGTCAAGGAAGAATGGCTGGGGCAGACCGTGGTGCAAGCATCACTGCCGGAAGTGGTGTACCGTGGAACGAAGGTGGTCGGAGAAGGTACAGGGATGTTCGCCTGGCCCGTTAGCGGGGCGACGATTTCCAGTAGCTACGGCGAACGTTGGGGCCGCGTACATAAGGGCGTCGATCTGGTATCCGGCAACCGTACAATCAAAGCAGCCGATGCTGGGACGGTCAGCTTCGCTGGCGTTCAAAACGGGTATGGCAACGTGGTTATTGTGGATCATCATAACGGTTATATCACGTATTATGGACATCTTAGCAGAATTTCAGTCTCTCAGGGACAGCGGCTTGAGCAGGGTTCACCCATCGGAATCATGGGCAGCACCGGACGTTCAACCGGAACACATCTGCATTTTGAAATCCGCAAGAACGGGACCGCGATCAATCCTATGAAGTATCTGCAATAA
- a CDS encoding adenylosuccinate synthase: protein MSTVVVVGTQWGDEGKGKITDFLAESADVVARYQGGNNAGHTILIDGKKFKLSLIPSGVFYKEKTCVIGNGMVINPEALIQEINYIHENGFDTKNLVISDRAHVIMPYHMLLDALEEDRKGPNKIGTTRKGIGPAYMDKAARNGIRISDLMDAEEFELRLRHLMKEKNQVITQVYGAEALDVEEVLTKYLEYAEVLRSYVTDTSVVLNDAIDANSKVLFEGAQGVMLDIDQGTYPFVTSSNPSAGGVCIGSGVGPSKIQQVIGVAKSYTTRVGDGPFPTELNDSIGDYIRETGHEYGTITGRARRVGWFDSVVVRHARRVSGITGLSLNSLDVLSGLETVKICTGYKYRGEVITHYPASLKMLAECEAVYEELPGWSEDITTAKTLADLPVNTRKYVERVSELTGIPISIFSVGRNREQTNQVLPIYI, encoded by the coding sequence ATGTCAACGGTAGTCGTCGTGGGAACACAATGGGGAGACGAAGGCAAAGGCAAGATCACGGATTTTCTGGCAGAGAGCGCAGATGTGGTCGCCCGGTATCAAGGGGGTAACAATGCCGGTCACACGATTCTGATTGACGGGAAGAAATTCAAGCTGAGCTTGATTCCATCAGGCGTATTTTACAAAGAGAAAACTTGTGTCATCGGCAACGGAATGGTTATCAACCCTGAGGCTCTGATTCAAGAAATTAATTATATTCATGAGAATGGCTTTGACACCAAGAATCTGGTGATTAGTGACCGTGCCCATGTCATCATGCCTTATCATATGCTGCTGGATGCACTGGAAGAGGACCGCAAAGGCCCGAACAAGATTGGGACTACCCGAAAAGGGATTGGCCCGGCTTACATGGATAAGGCCGCCCGCAACGGTATCCGTATTTCTGATCTGATGGATGCAGAGGAATTCGAGCTGAGACTGCGCCACTTAATGAAAGAAAAGAACCAGGTGATTACTCAGGTATACGGAGCTGAAGCGCTGGATGTAGAAGAGGTTCTGACCAAATACCTCGAATATGCAGAAGTTCTCCGCAGCTATGTTACGGATACGTCTGTTGTGCTAAACGATGCTATTGATGCCAATTCCAAAGTGCTGTTCGAAGGTGCGCAAGGTGTAATGCTTGATATCGACCAAGGAACGTATCCGTTCGTGACTTCATCCAATCCATCTGCAGGCGGGGTCTGCATCGGTTCCGGCGTAGGTCCGTCCAAGATTCAACAGGTTATCGGTGTCGCCAAGTCCTATACTACCCGTGTTGGCGATGGCCCGTTCCCTACGGAACTGAATGATTCTATCGGCGACTATATCCGTGAGACCGGACATGAGTACGGTACAATCACTGGGCGCGCCCGCCGCGTAGGCTGGTTTGACAGCGTAGTGGTGCGCCATGCCCGCCGTGTCAGCGGAATCACCGGTTTGTCCCTGAACTCGCTGGACGTTCTCAGCGGCTTGGAAACCGTGAAGATCTGCACAGGCTATAAATACCGTGGGGAAGTTATCACTCACTATCCGGCCTCGCTGAAAATGCTGGCGGAATGCGAAGCCGTCTACGAGGAGCTTCCAGGCTGGAGTGAGGATATCACTACGGCGAAGACGCTGGCAGACCTGCCGGTAAATACACGGAAATATGTGGAGAGGGTATCGGAGCTTACTGGCATCCCGATCTCAATTTTCTCCGTAGGCCGTAACCGCGAGCAGACTAATCAAGTACTGCCGATCTATATCTAA
- the dnaB gene encoding replicative DNA helicase: MGGDLFFDRIPPQNLEAEQAVIGAVLLQDEALITAMERVNTEDFYDKPHQMIFEAMVQLGEESQPIDLVTLTSRLQDKGQLEDIGGVSYLAKLAHAVPTAANVDYYAQIIEEKAMLRRLIRTATQIVSEGYTGGEDVANMLSDAERRILEISNRRSGSGFIAIRDVLMQVFDRVELLHQNKGGTSGIPTGFVDLDHMTNGFQRNDLIIVAARPSVGKTAFALNIAQNVAVRAKETVAIFSLEMSAPQLVQRMICAEANLDANIMRTGDFKSDDDWSKLTMGIQSLSESEIYIDDTPGVTVTDIRAKCRRLKKEKGLGMIVIDYLQLIQGRGKAGENRQQEVSEISRTLKQIARELDVPVIALSQLSRGVEQRQDKRPMMSDLRESGSIEQDADIVAFLYRDDYYNQDTEKKNIIEIIIAKQRNGPVGTVELVFLKNFNKFVNYERAHNEPFAG; encoded by the coding sequence ATGGGTGGAGATCTCTTTTTCGATCGGATTCCCCCGCAGAACCTGGAGGCGGAGCAGGCCGTAATCGGTGCTGTGCTCCTGCAGGATGAAGCGCTGATTACCGCGATGGAGCGGGTGAATACCGAAGACTTCTACGATAAACCGCATCAGATGATATTTGAAGCGATGGTGCAGCTCGGAGAAGAGAGCCAGCCGATTGACCTGGTTACACTGACGTCCAGACTGCAGGACAAGGGACAGCTTGAGGATATCGGCGGAGTGAGCTATCTGGCGAAGCTGGCACATGCGGTACCGACTGCGGCCAACGTCGATTATTATGCCCAGATCATTGAAGAGAAGGCGATGCTGCGCCGTCTCATCCGTACAGCAACTCAGATTGTCAGCGAAGGTTATACCGGCGGGGAAGATGTAGCTAATATGCTGAGCGATGCCGAGCGGCGGATTCTGGAAATCTCCAACCGGCGCAGCGGCAGCGGGTTTATTGCGATCCGTGATGTACTCATGCAGGTGTTTGACCGTGTAGAATTGCTTCATCAGAATAAGGGCGGCACTTCAGGGATCCCTACCGGCTTTGTGGATCTCGATCATATGACCAACGGCTTTCAGCGCAATGATCTGATTATTGTGGCTGCCCGGCCTTCTGTAGGAAAAACAGCGTTTGCGCTGAATATTGCCCAGAATGTAGCGGTGCGGGCCAAAGAGACTGTAGCTATCTTTAGCCTGGAAATGTCGGCGCCGCAGCTGGTACAGCGTATGATCTGCGCTGAAGCCAATCTGGATGCCAATATTATGCGTACCGGTGACTTCAAAAGCGATGATGACTGGTCGAAGCTGACGATGGGCATTCAGTCGTTATCCGAATCAGAAATCTATATTGATGATACTCCCGGTGTTACGGTTACGGATATCCGGGCCAAATGCCGCAGACTGAAGAAGGAAAAGGGCCTCGGCATGATCGTTATCGACTATTTGCAGCTCATTCAAGGGCGCGGCAAGGCCGGCGAGAACCGCCAGCAGGAAGTATCGGAAATCTCCCGTACCTTGAAGCAGATTGCCCGTGAGCTCGATGTTCCGGTCATTGCCCTGTCCCAGCTCAGCCGTGGGGTAGAACAGCGTCAGGATAAACGTCCGATGATGAGTGACCTTCGTGAATCCGGTTCGATCGAGCAGGATGCCGATATCGTGGCCTTCTTATACCGTGACGATTATTATAACCAGGATACCGAGAAGAAAAATATCATCGAAATTATTATTGCCAAACAGCGTAATGGTCCCGTGGGCACCGTAGAGCTTGTGTTTCTGAAAAATTTCAACAAGTTCGTCAACTACGAGCGTGCTCATAACGAACCGTTTGCAGGTTAG
- the rplI gene encoding 50S ribosomal protein L9 produces MKVIFIKDVKGQGKKGQVKEVSEGYASNFLLPRGLVRPATEGNVKTLENQAAAEKRRKDQEKEEAVQLGKKLDELTLTLKAKAGEGGRLFGAITSKQIGETLTAAHGITIDKRKIELSDPIRHVGTFQVTVKLHTEVKANLTVQVTEE; encoded by the coding sequence ATGAAGGTCATTTTCATAAAAGATGTTAAGGGTCAAGGAAAAAAAGGACAGGTTAAAGAGGTATCAGAGGGCTATGCATCCAACTTCCTGCTGCCGCGGGGTTTGGTTCGCCCGGCTACTGAAGGCAACGTAAAGACGCTGGAGAATCAGGCGGCTGCAGAAAAGCGCCGCAAGGATCAGGAGAAAGAGGAAGCTGTTCAGCTGGGGAAGAAGCTTGATGAACTGACGCTGACGCTGAAGGCCAAAGCAGGCGAAGGCGGCCGGCTGTTCGGTGCCATTACCAGCAAACAGATCGGTGAAACGCTGACAGCTGCCCACGGCATTACCATTGACAAACGCAAAATCGAACTGAGTGATCCAATCCGCCATGTGGGCACATTTCAGGTAACGGTGAAGCTGCATACTGAAGTAAAGGCTAACCTCACGGTTCAGGTAACGGAGGAGTAA